One genomic window of Mus caroli chromosome 12, CAROLI_EIJ_v1.1, whole genome shotgun sequence includes the following:
- the Dio3 gene encoding thyroxine 5-deiodinase yields the protein MPRQAASRLVVGEGEGPPGASGPAATMLRSLLLHSLRLCAQTASCLVLFPRFLGTAFMLWLLDFLCIRKHFLRRRHPDHPEPEVELNSEGEEMPPDDPPICVSDDNRLCTLASLKAVWHGQKLDFFKQAHEGGPAPNSEVVRPDGFQSQRILDYAQGTRPLVLNFGSCT from the coding sequence ATGCCTCGCCAGGCCGCCTCGAGGTTGGTGGTCGGAGAAGGTGAAGGGCCCCCGGGGGCTTCGGGGCCCGCGGCCACCATGCTCCGCTCTCTGCTGCTACACTCGCTGAGGCTCTGCGCCCAGACCGCCTCGTGCCTCGTGCTGTTCCCGCGCTTCCTAGGCACGGCCTTCATGCTCTGGCTTTTAGATTTCTTGTGCATCCGCAAGCATTTCCTGCGCCGTCGCCATCCTGACCACCCTGAGCCCGAAGTAGAGCTCAACAGTGAAGGCGAGGAGATGCCCCCTGACGACCCGCCCATATGTGTATCAGATGACAACCGTCTGTGCACCCTGGCCTCTCTCAAAGCCGTGTGGCATGGCCAGAAATTGGATTTCTTCAAGCAAGCCCATGAGGGTGGCCCAGCGCCCAACTCGGAGGTTGTCCGACCTGATGGCTTCCAGAGCCAGCGCATCCTCGACTACGCACAAGGGACCCGCCCATTAGTGCTCAATTTTGGCAGCTGTACCTGA